The Luteolibacter sp. Y139 genome includes the window GTGCCGAACGCCTCCGAGCACTTCCGTCTCCGTCAGGAGGTGCCTGCCCTTCCAGCGGCGGCTTTCTCTAACACCTGCACGGACTGGCCAATGGGAGACGCAAGCACTTTCCCAACCTGCGGCCTCCTTCCTCAGAAAATCCACCGCCGCCGCCGCCACGCCGCGCCCGGTCATTTCCAGTCGCGACAAACATGCCGCATCCAGAGGATCGTAGTCGCCTTCCTCCGCTCCGCTCAGATCGATCGTCCCGAAGATCTCCCCCGCCCGACCGCTTGCACGAAAATGCAGCCCGAGTGTTTCCTTCGAAAGCAACCCACGCCGCACGCCATCGACGATACGACCCGCCAGCGCCAAGCCCTCTTCGCCTCCAACCGCCCCTTGCACGCCGAACACGTAGGCCGGCCGCTGGAGACGGGACGACTCGGTCATCTCCGATGCCGCCCCGAGCAAATCCGCCAGCACCGCATCACCTGAAGCATCGACCAGCGCCTTCGCCCGCAAGGTCCGGCGTTGCCCGCGACAGATCGCTTCAACATTCCAGAAGTCTCCATCTCGCGAAGCAGTCAAAGCCTCGGTGTGAAAGAGCACTTCCACCCCGCTCTCGCGCAGCAACTCATCGGCGATTCTCACGAACTCGACCGGATGCTGCCTCAGCACCCACACGCGGCCCATTTTCACCGGTCCGTTGTCACCCGTCGCTCGCAGCATCCGCTCCGCCATCTCCGCTGGAAATCCACCATTCGCGATCACCGGCGGCCCCTCGCCCAACAAATAGAGCCCACAAAACGTGTGCACCAGCGAAGCCGTGCCCATGCCGCCCGCGAAGCCATGCCGCTCTAACAGCACCACCCGTGCTCCTGCACGCGCCGCCGTAATTGCTGCCGCCAGACCGGCGCTGCCCGCCCCGAGCACCAGCACATCCGCGGTCATGCCAGCTTCCTCCCGATGAGGTCCGCCAGAGCCGCCGGAGTGCCTAGATTCTCCCGCCCCACATCTTCCGGCCCGACCACCGCGCCGAATTGCTCCTCCACCACCACGATGAGCTGCATCACAGCCATCGAGTCCAGGCCTGCCGCGAACAAGTCGCCATCCGCCGGGAAATCCGGGCACAGGTCGACCAGCCCTTCATCGCGCAGCATTGCCATCACCTCGTCCGCCGTCGGCGCTTGATTCATCCGGCCGCCACGGGAGCAAAGCCAGCCAACGGCCGCAAGCCCCCTTCCCGCCCACACCGGTTCATTGACCGCCCCGCCGTGCATCCTGCACCCAGCTTTCATGCAAGGAGCCGCATTTCCCGCCTCACCGCTTTCATAAGTCATTGAAAATAGAACGGCACTCGTCGTGCCAATCACTTTCTCAGGCCGTTAGGCCGCTCAACCACAAAAGACCATCATGAAACTTCCCATTATCCCCACGTTGCTCGCCGCCTCGGTCTACACCTTTGCCTTCACGGCTTGCGACTCCCGACAGGAGGACGCTCGCGAAGAAGCACTGGAGCATAAGGCCGACTCCCTTGAAAAGAAGGCTGAGCAAGTCCGCAAGGAAGGCGAAGCCGCCGCCGACGCCAATGAGAACGCCGCCGACCGCGTGCGCAAGCAGGCCAAGGACGCCGTCGCCGCCGAAAAGCAGACCGCCGAGGCCGAAGCCGACGCCGCCGAGGACAACGCTGACGCCATCCGCAAGGCTGCCGAGCGCAAGGCCGATGCCCTAGAAGACGAAGCCGATCAAAACCGCGAAGCAAAGTGAGATATACCCTCACCCCTACCCGATAGGGTCCTGTCAGTCTTCGGCTGACGGGACCCGAAACCCCCTTTTAGCCATGAAAACCCACCGTCAAGAAACCCCGGCCTCAACCGCCGAACTAGTCATTCTGGCCTCGATCTACTCGGCTCTGGTGGCCGGTTATATCCTTCTGGGACTCCTTTTCCGCTGAGTTCCGGCCCCCACGCGATCACGTGAAGCCCGTTCGTTGACCCTGAAATTCATGCAGGTATGATCGGCGCGCCTCCCCGGCCCGTCCCCCCATGAAGATTCTGGTCCACGATTACGCAGGACACGCCTTTCCCACGTCCCTCAGCCGCGCCCTTGCTGCCCGCGGTCACGATGTGGTGCATGCGTTCGCAGGTTCCCTGCAAACACCGCGCGGTGACTTGCAGCGCAATCCCGCCGATGCTCCCACGCTGGAGTTCCGCGAGATCCCGATGGATCCTAACTATCCGCGCTTCAAGTATTCCTTCCGCCGCCGCCGCGACATGGAGATTCGCTACGGCAAGGCCGCCGCCGAGTTCGTTCGCCAGTGGAAGCCCGACGCCGTCCTCTCCGGCAATACTCCCACCGAAACGCAGGAGCCGATCACCCGCGCCACCGTCGAAGTGGGAGGCCGCTTCTATTACTGGGTGCAGGACTTCTACAGCCTCGCGGTGGACAAGCTGCTGCGGAAAAAGATTCCCGTCGCCGGCGGTTT containing:
- a CDS encoding acyl carrier protein; the protein is MNQAPTADEVMAMLRDEGLVDLCPDFPADGDLFAAGLDSMAVMQLIVVVEEQFGAVVGPEDVGRENLGTPAALADLIGRKLA
- a CDS encoding FAD-dependent oxidoreductase, with the protein product MTADVLVLGAGSAGLAAAITAARAGARVVLLERHGFAGGMGTASLVHTFCGLYLLGEGPPVIANGGFPAEMAERMLRATGDNGPVKMGRVWVLRQHPVEFVRIADELLRESGVEVLFHTEALTASRDGDFWNVEAICRGQRRTLRAKALVDASGDAVLADLLGAASEMTESSRLQRPAYVFGVQGAVGGEEGLALAGRIVDGVRRGLLSKETLGLHFRASGRAGEIFGTIDLSGAEEGDYDPLDAACLSRLEMTGRGVAAAAVDFLRKEAAGWESACVSHWPVRAGVRESRRWKGRHLLTETEVLGGVRHEDEIALATWPLEFRETNRGPKLRYPENDRPAGIPLGCLMPESLDGVFVAGRCISCDHGAQASVRVMGTCFATGQAAGLAAAFAADGKRENLAPVIRKKFPFGV